GGGTGCTTCAGATATTGATTGAGAGAATTCTGGAACGTCAAGAGAGTGAGGGGATCAAGGTGGTTGACCATTTTCAGTACGCAATGTTTTGTCTGTTGGTGTTTATGTGTTTTGGAGACAAGTTTGACGAGAGTAAAATTAATGAGATCGCTAACGTACAGCGTGATATGTTGATTAAAGCTGGGTCAGGGCGGTTTGCGGTGTTCACACTTTTCCCAAAATTGGGGAAAGTGTTGTTTAGGAACAGATGGAAAGAGTTTGAGAAATTGCGTAGTGATAAGGATGAAGTGTTGATTCCGCTCATCAAGTCTCGAATTGGATCGGCTAATTCTGAGGGCCGATTAGGAAAGAAGCAGCGGATTGTGGCATATGTTGACACACTGGTGAATTTACAGCTTCCGGAAGAAGAAGAAGCTGATAATGGAAATGGTGGAAGGCTAACTGATGAGGAGATGGCGAGTATGTGTAGTGAGTTTCTTAATGCGGGTACGGACACCACATCTACCGCGCTACAATGGATCATGGCTAATCTAGTGAAGCATCCTAGCATTCAGAGCAAGCTATTTGATGAAATTGTTGCCGTCGTGGGACCTCCACCACCACGAAAAGGGGTGAAGCTGGAGTCCGAGTCGGTTATAAACGAAGAGGATCTACAGAGAATGCCATACCTGAAAGCGGTGGTTTTAGAAGGGTTGAGAAGACACCCACCTGGCCATTTTGTGCTGCCACATAGGGTCATGAAAGAGGTGGAGGTGCAAGGCTACACGATTCCACAGGGTGCGACTATCAATTTCATGGTGAATGAGATGGGTTTGGACCCGAATGTCTGGGATGACCCCTTGGAGTTTAAACCAGAGCGGTTCTTGGTGAATGATGGTGCGTTTGATATAACCGGAAGCAAAGGGATAAAGATGATGCCTTTTGGTGCCGGAAGGAGGATATGTCCTGGTTCTGATTTGGCTCTGCTTCATCTGGAATATTTTGTTGCCAATTTGATATGGTATTTTAATTGGACTGTTCCTGACGATTGTCATGTTGATCTTTCCGAGAAGGTTGAGTTCACCGTTGTCATGAAGAATCCTCTGAGAGCACAAGTTTCTTCTCGGGCTCAAGAATGAACCACCTGAGTCTATGTACACATACATAGCAACATGTTTGCAGTTTACAAGTATACATGTGTATCTATATGTCTATACTGTACAAAAATAAGAAAGTCCATTTGCTTCTGTATGTATTGAAGTAGTCTCCTGATACCTGGTTAATTACAAAAAAGATCGCAACAGTGATTTTTGTTGATTTATAAAGATGGCAGTGATCAGtagcggagcttgaccaaaagtttcgggggaagtcatgggacccaatttatatattatttaaatatttataattgGGGCGGCGAtcctttataattttaaaatttttcgaCGAAAAAATTGGAAATTTCACACTGCTCACGGAaacattggggggggggggggtgtgcaCCCCCAGG
This is a stretch of genomic DNA from Helianthus annuus cultivar XRQ/B chromosome 16, HanXRQr2.0-SUNRISE, whole genome shotgun sequence. It encodes these proteins:
- the LOC110918714 gene encoding cytochrome P450 89A2, which encodes METWFIIVVSLCTAALIRSIIFHRKNKLPPGPPLLYSTFLLLTISRLKFEPILINLKARYGPIFTLPFGIRTNIFVGNHSLAHQLLIQKGAVFSDRPKSLGMRNISGCSYGPTWRTLRRNLASEIMHPARIRSYSWARKWVLQILIERILERQESEGIKVVDHFQYAMFCLLVFMCFGDKFDESKINEIANVQRDMLIKAGSGRFAVFTLFPKLGKVLFRNRWKEFEKLRSDKDEVLIPLIKSRIGSANSEGRLGKKQRIVAYVDTLVNLQLPEEEEADNGNGGRLTDEEMASMCSEFLNAGTDTTSTALQWIMANLVKHPSIQSKLFDEIVAVVGPPPPRKGVKLESESVINEEDLQRMPYLKAVVLEGLRRHPPGHFVLPHRVMKEVEVQGYTIPQGATINFMVNEMGLDPNVWDDPLEFKPERFLVNDGAFDITGSKGIKMMPFGAGRRICPGSDLALLHLEYFVANLIWYFNWTVPDDCHVDLSEKVEFTVVMKNPLRAQVSSRAQE